Proteins encoded together in one candidate division WOR-3 bacterium window:
- a CDS encoding serine/threonine-protein phosphatase, translated as MSYITLIHKTSKGSKTSRNEDFFTWVSIENQEELEKKGALFVIVDGFGGRSEAAVSSEYIAREISERYYTDETSRTTKERLTQALKESNGKFYRDWKERNDKRGVGASVSVLVVKSHSVFVANIGDSKVYLLRNRALKTVSKDYSWQAAEGEKTPRDRSMRNILMSSLGSRPVLEPEVVSLNIKQDDIFLMTTDGVTDFIDDGEIRETCLYRFSDELPGIILSSAVKSGSDDDATVALIKIHKVPVEYKDIPEKRLSISTQKSYFEEIQSEPLGQTENVGNQNAEDLANSETKNEKRQKTFNWKILLALIPFVILLLAFIINPFNFLQRENRIISSDTISAVGANEPQVDTNSGYSDDSLFKIEIVNVSNIPGVATKAQIIIAQGVDSIFDSLGPGFSYSILNGYASENFQSSLNLFSVGENSENSKKIIDLFSSIFPDSFAPVVRPLHIIIEVGDDLLNTGNFLPDSAPLENFDVDTLNVCVISRFSDDSIASRIFNSLNKSEINSIPVRVVAVIEPPDTSDKDQSRILSNPQNLRLAKSLAHAMGLRDDFYVWSDSTSRLVFLLNKNIALTIQ; from the coding sequence ATGAGTTATATTACATTAATCCACAAGACCTCAAAAGGTTCCAAGACTTCGAGGAATGAAGATTTTTTCACTTGGGTCTCTATTGAAAATCAGGAAGAACTCGAAAAGAAAGGCGCGCTATTTGTTATTGTAGATGGATTTGGAGGAAGAAGCGAAGCGGCTGTCTCCTCCGAATACATCGCGAGAGAAATTTCCGAGAGATATTACACCGACGAGACGAGTAGAACCACCAAAGAGAGGTTGACCCAGGCATTAAAAGAGTCAAACGGAAAGTTTTACAGGGATTGGAAAGAAAGAAACGATAAAAGGGGCGTGGGAGCTTCAGTTTCTGTCCTTGTGGTGAAAAGTCACTCGGTTTTTGTCGCAAACATAGGGGATTCAAAAGTATACCTTCTCAGGAACAGAGCTCTGAAAACAGTTTCTAAAGATTATAGCTGGCAAGCCGCGGAAGGAGAAAAGACTCCAAGGGACAGATCGATGAGAAATATTCTCATGAGCTCGCTTGGGTCGAGACCCGTGCTGGAACCCGAAGTGGTTTCCCTCAACATAAAACAAGATGATATTTTTCTCATGACGACAGACGGTGTTACGGATTTTATCGATGACGGAGAGATAAGGGAGACTTGCCTTTACAGGTTTTCCGATGAACTTCCGGGAATCATACTTTCAAGTGCAGTCAAATCCGGTTCCGATGACGACGCTACGGTCGCTTTGATAAAAATACACAAAGTCCCGGTCGAATACAAAGATATACCCGAAAAGAGGCTGTCGATTTCAACGCAGAAAAGTTACTTTGAGGAGATACAAAGCGAACCCTTGGGTCAGACCGAAAATGTTGGAAATCAAAACGCCGAAGACCTTGCGAATTCAGAAACCAAGAATGAAAAAAGACAAAAGACTTTTAACTGGAAAATTCTTTTAGCGTTGATTCCATTCGTAATTCTTTTGTTGGCTTTTATCATAAACCCGTTTAATTTTCTGCAAAGGGAAAACAGAATTATCTCAAGCGACACGATTTCAGCTGTCGGAGCAAATGAGCCTCAAGTGGATACGAACAGCGGATACTCCGATGATTCCCTTTTCAAAATTGAAATAGTAAACGTTTCAAATATACCTGGAGTTGCGACAAAAGCGCAAATAATAATAGCTCAGGGAGTTGATTCTATTTTTGACAGCCTGGGTCCAGGTTTCAGCTATTCAATTCTCAACGGCTACGCTTCCGAAAATTTCCAAAGTTCTCTAAACCTGTTTTCTGTTGGAGAAAATTCGGAAAATTCAAAAAAAATAATTGACCTTTTTAGCTCAATTTTCCCTGATTCATTTGCACCTGTCGTCAGACCTCTTCACATCATCATTGAAGTTGGAGACGATCTTTTGAACACAGGAAATTTTCTTCCTGACAGCGCGCCGCTAGAAAATTTTGATGTAGATACGCTGAATGTCTGTGTGATTTCGAGATTTTCAGACGATTCTATCGCTTCGAGGATATTCAATTCCCTGAACAAATCAGAAATAAACTCAATACCTGTAAGGGTTGTCGCTGTAATCGAACCTCCCGACACTTCAGACAAGGACCAGAGCAGAATACTATCCAATCCCCAAAATCTGAGACTTGCGAAATCATTGGCTCACGCCATGGGGTTGAGAGATGATTTTTATGTCTGGAGCGATTCGACTTCCAGATTAGTGTTTCTTTTGAACAAGAATATCGCGTTGACAATTCAATGA